The genomic interval TTTCGGTAACGGGTCTTGAGAGAATCCAATTCGAGCTCTAAAGTCACTTTCTCGTTATAGAGTTTGTTGTACTCCCAAGGAAAATAAACCACATCCGCTTGGATAGGAAGCAGGGATAGACCTAAGATTCCGGTAATTAATAGCTTTGAGCAGAATGATTTCATAGTGATTAATGGACCTATGTTCCATTCTAAGCGGTCAAGCACCCAGTCAAATGAAAAACTCTCGGCTGAAAAACGGAAAGTCATTGAACAGAGAAAAACTTGTCGGATTCTGTCGGAAAAGGGGAGGTTCAGCCAAAATGGAAGTTAAGCGTACTGCAAAGGAAACTGTCTCGGCCAAGGCAAATGCGAAATCCGCCGATTGGCTTGAATCCTTCTCCAAAAGAATCGAAGTAAAGGACACGGATTATCTTCGTGCTTTTATCGAAGCGAATCACCCCGCAGATATTGCGGAGGTTCTAGAAAAATTAGACGAAGAAGAAGCATTTTACGTATTCCGCCTTTGTGATTCCGAAAAGCAGTCCCTGATTTTAGTCGAATTCGACGAGGACCTTCAGGCGGACCTGATTTCAAGATTAAATGTCCATGAGATCTCTCCGATCGTTGAAAATCTGGAGACCGACGAATTCACTAATTTAATCTCCGAAATTTCAAAAGACAAAGCGGAGGAGATCCTGAACTCGATCGATCGAGAGGATTCTTCTCAAATCAGGAAACAGCTTAATTTTAGGGAATACACCGCAGGTCGTTTAATGACGACGGAATTCGCCTCGGCGTTCGAAACGGATACCGTTCGTAAAGCCATCATAAAATTGAGACGAATCGCCAAAGAAACCGACGATATCTATTTATTGTACGTTACCGATGAAGAGAATCATTTAAAGGGATTCATCAAACTCAAAGATTTGTTTCTCGCTCCGCTGAATCAAAAAGTCGGCCGACTTGTTCAGGAAGAAGTATTCTCCATTCACTATGATACCGACCAGGAAGAAGTGGCAAAAATCTTCCGTAAATACGACTTAGTTTCCGCGGCAGTCGTAGATGATTTGGATCGGATTATCGGAAGAATCACGGTCGACGATATTCTGGATATCGTCCAGGACGAAGCTTCCGAGGATATTCTGCGAATGGGAGGAGTTTCGGAGGAAGAACGCCTGAATACCTCCATTTGGGACTCGATTCGACGCAGATTAATTTGGCTCGTTATCAATTTAGGGAACGCGGTATTGGCAGCGTCTACGGTTTCACTTTTCGAAGAGACGATTCAATCATTCGTTCTACTCGCCGCCCTAATGCCGATCGTTGCGGGAATGGGCGGAAACGCAGGAACTCAGGCGATAACCGTAGTGGTTCGAAATATCGCGACGGGCGATCTGAGCCCGAGCAATTGGGGAATAGGATTTCGTAAGGAATGCATCATCGGTGTGATTAACGGTCTCACCATCGGAGCTATTTCCGGACTCGCAGTCTATTTTTATTTAGGAAAAACGGCGCTCGCTCTTGTTATCTTCTTTGCTATGCTTGCCAATTTGATCGTCGCTGCAGTGTTAGGCGCTTCCATCCCGATGCTTCTCCGAGTATTGGGTATCGATCCGGCGATCGCGTCTTCCATCTTCGTCACCACTACGACCGACATCTTCGGGTTTTTCTGCTTCCTCGGATTAGCGACGTTGTTCCTCGGTTACTTATGATCGGGATTTATCTTCATTATTTTATTACAGAAAGAAAGTGTAGGACATTCAATGAGAGAATTTTATAGACGAAGCGTATCGACGTTGTTTGCCGCGATTGCGCTAACGGTCATATCGGCGGTTTTAAATTGCGCCAGTTCACAAAAACAGATCGCTACGGAGCCGAAGGGCGAGGTTGTCCCGAATCCGGCGGGAGAAAACGAATCCATATTGGACGAGGAGGGAAACGAAGTTAAAATAACGACTATCGATCCGCCTTTCTTTCAAAGCATTTCCAAAGATTCAACCGAGTATTTTCGAGTCTATATTACCAGCGATGCGTATAAAGTCCGACAAATCCGCGGGACTAAATTTATTCATCGCAAAATAGATCGGGGCGGTGACGCCTTAATCAGCGAGGAACTCTTAAAGTATAATAAAATCAATTTTACGGACGACGGCATTATATTAGTAATTCTGAACGGTAATACCGGAGCCGTGGAAACGATTCGTTTCAATACGCGCGTTCCGCGCATCAACGATTTGGCAAAAGTGATTCAGAACGACGTGACTCGCTGGGCGATGGAACATTCCGAGGAAAAACCGGTCGTTACTAAATACCAAATCCATTATATGATCCGTTTGGAAAATCGATCGGGCTCTACAAGAGATAAAGTTAAGGAAGAACTTCGTAAAGAAGTGCGCAAATAATTATTCAGTAATGGCTTCCGCACACCTGAGTCGGTACAATCGCTTTCAGCTTAGTCAAAGCTGAGGGCGCCTGCGTAGCAGGTGGAGCTAGTTGCCGCCCTTTGCTTTGTGGTATTTCGGGAGTGCAGTGAGAATTTTTGCAATTATTGTCTTTGTCCGCCACGTTAGAGCCGAACAGAGCAAAAATACCGCCGTTTC from Leptospira fainei serovar Hurstbridge str. BUT 6 carries:
- the mgtE gene encoding magnesium transporter; translated protein: MEVKRTAKETVSAKANAKSADWLESFSKRIEVKDTDYLRAFIEANHPADIAEVLEKLDEEEAFYVFRLCDSEKQSLILVEFDEDLQADLISRLNVHEISPIVENLETDEFTNLISEISKDKAEEILNSIDREDSSQIRKQLNFREYTAGRLMTTEFASAFETDTVRKAIIKLRRIAKETDDIYLLYVTDEENHLKGFIKLKDLFLAPLNQKVGRLVQEEVFSIHYDTDQEEVAKIFRKYDLVSAAVVDDLDRIIGRITVDDILDIVQDEASEDILRMGGVSEEERLNTSIWDSIRRRLIWLVINLGNAVLAASTVSLFEETIQSFVLLAALMPIVAGMGGNAGTQAITVVVRNIATGDLSPSNWGIGFRKECIIGVINGLTIGAISGLAVYFYLGKTALALVIFFAMLANLIVAAVLGASIPMLLRVLGIDPAIASSIFVTTTTDIFGFFCFLGLATLFLGYL
- a CDS encoding LA_2219 family laminin/E-cadherin/plasminogen-binding protein, with the protein product MREFYRRSVSTLFAAIALTVISAVLNCASSQKQIATEPKGEVVPNPAGENESILDEEGNEVKITTIDPPFFQSISKDSTEYFRVYITSDAYKVRQIRGTKFIHRKIDRGGDALISEELLKYNKINFTDDGIILVILNGNTGAVETIRFNTRVPRINDLAKVIQNDVTRWAMEHSEEKPVVTKYQIHYMIRLENRSGSTRDKVKEELRKEVRK